Proteins encoded in a region of the Quercus lobata isolate SW786 chromosome 8, ValleyOak3.0 Primary Assembly, whole genome shotgun sequence genome:
- the LOC115957841 gene encoding protein RNA-directed DNA methylation 3 isoform X1 → MQKGKGKGVAGKTTAGKGKGGDDDKTGGKKRRNREILQFFEDAAGEDSDSSFDFDDDFDFAVEDFDTESKIDKEPGKAQSLPLYPKEEEMNEEEFDKMMEERYKDGSNFVRYAEDDFENKRSIDRNNIIPSARDPTIWKVKCMVGRERNSAFCLMQKYVDLKSLGTKLQIISAFALDHIKGCIYIEADKQFDIIEACKGLTTIYSSRIAIVPKNEVSHLLSSRITRNEVSEGSWARVKNGKYKGDLAQIVAVNDARKRATVKLIPRIDLQAMTAKFGGGVSLKKNATPAPRLISTSELEEFRPLIQYRRDRDTNKLFEVLDGLMLKDGYLYKKVSIDSLSCSGVMPSEEELLKFKSSENNETDDLEWLTQLYGERKKKRVIRSDKGGGKGEGSSGSSGANSFDLHDLVCFGRKDFGIIIGIEKDDSYKILKEGPEGPVVVYVQLKELKSGPFDMKFTALDQHMKPISACDTIRVLEGPSKGRQGIVRQIYRGTIFLYDENEAENGGYFCAKSQMCEKVKLSSDVCNEKVEKGGESASFGFEDFPSSPKSPLSPKKPWQARENRQEFNRGDKDAMFSIGQTLRIRVGPLKGYLCRVLAIRHSDVTVKLDSQHKVLTVKSEHLTEVRGKSSTVPMSEDPESGSLKPFDLLGAEGSSRDWMDGAGTSAGSSGWNSGGSSSWPSFPASGISLQPESSSANPFSSEANDAKKDVENAAWETKAAPNQSSSWGAAAANEKSSWGAGTAKENSSWGAAAANEKSSWGKSTPDGDLGSSSKVAGDNWGKGNLKVGTPTDSSNNAATTWKKNTVSDDQDGWKTSEEPWNKGKSISASPTGGKNQPDSWGKGKDTVEAGSWNQQKSWDKGKDVVVGEGSAWGKADDAEKTDEAGWNKAKFAGGSQNVNWGNVKNTSEDAVGDNGKSWNKSAGGSSWGKQADTNVERKGWVENKEDTEQQDGWARPKAFGEGRGFGGRGRGRGSQGRGDQFGRGRSSSQGEFGGNSGQGNSWTGDGMSTGNPSGWNNDQTGGWAKSKASDWGKKDDGCQNANAPDDNNGSGWNKRWGAGKEIGESGDQWNNSKPSRGDWSAPKASNDDKSSGWNNKSSANEGAGSAGDDGAGWSKRKGPGENQNMGWTSKANDMDGNQSSGWGTNRVSGDRSSDWNKKTTENKEEGEHKNQGGGWNSGKASDQGSVTGWGQSSGWKSGSNVGENQDGGKSSWNAGSSDANRNQDSSWGKKSDWNGGGNQSSNWGKSNWNSGSGDASEDQTENFGNRGGFGGRGGDRGGFRGRGRSDRGGFRGRGGFGGRGGDRGGYGGRGGEGGGYGGRGGDGGGFGRGRSDRGGFGGRGRGRRDQSGGWNNSNDGAGTWSSRNDGAGTWNSRNDSSEDRPTDWNKGAGEGWKNKDGAGTWNSGSGDKNKSQSWNAGSSGTSNQSGGWNSQGSGWNKGTGSDNAGSGDQAVNAGEGWKNKDGAGTWNSGSGDKNKSHSWNAGSSGTSNQSGGWNSQGSGWNKGTGSDNAGNGDQAVNAGSGGTTNQSSGWNSQGSGWNKGTGNGGKTQSSGWN, encoded by the exons ATGCAGAAGGGGAAGGGCAAAGGCGTTGCCGGAAAAACCACCGCCGGGAAAGGAAAGGGCGGCGACGATGACAAGACTGGCGGCAAGAAGCGGAGGAATCGCGAGATCCTTCAGTTCTTCGAGGACGCTGCTGGCGAGGACTCCGATTCCAGCTTCGACTTCGACGATGACTTTG ATTTTGCAGTAGAAGATTTTGATACAGAGTCAAAAATTGACAAGGAACCAGGAAAAGCCCAGAGCCTTCCCCTTTATCCCAAAgaggaggagatgaatgaggaagaatttgataAAATGATGGAAGAACGCTACAAGGATGGTTCTAATTTCGTCAGATATGCTGAGGATGATTTTGAGAACAAAAGATCGATTGATAGAAATAATATTATACCTTCAGCTAGAGATCCAACCATCTGGAAAGTTAAATGCATG GTTGGACGTGAGAGGAATTCAGCTTTTTGTCTTATGCAGAAGTATGTAGACTTGAAATCATTAGGTACCAAACTTCAGATAATATCTGCATTTGCTCTTGATCATATAAAGGGTTGTATTTACATTGAAGCTGACAAGCAATTTGATATTATTGAG GCATGTAAAGGGCTTACTACTATATACTCCTCTCGAATAGCTATAGTCCCAAAAAATGAAGTTTCTCATTTGTTATCTTCCCGAATTACGCGCAATGAAGTTTCTGAGGGCTCATGGGCTCGTGTGAAGAATGGGAAATACAAGGGAGACTTGGCACAG atTGTGGCTGTGAATGATGCACGAAAAAGAGCAACAGTGAAGCTTATACCAAGAATTGATCTACAAGCAATGACTGCAAAATTT GGTGGGGGAGTTAGCCTCAAGAAAAATGCCACTCCAGCACCAAGATTGATCAGCACAAGTGAACTTGA GGAGTTCCGGCCTCTCATTCAGTACAGACGTGATCGTGACACCAACAAGCTTTTTGAGGTTCTTGATGGTCTGATGCTCAAGGATGGATATTTATACAAGAAAGTATCAATAGATTCTTTAAGCTGCTCGGGAGTTATGCCATCTGAAGAGGAGCTCCTGAAGTTTAAATCTTCTGAGAATAATGAAACTGATGATTTGGAGTGGCTTACACAGCTTTATGGTGAACGAAAGAAAAAACGGGTTATAAGAAGTGATAAAGGTGGTGGGAAAGGAGAAGGCTCATCAGGATCTAGTGGTGCGAACAGCTTTGACCTGCATGatcttgtttgttttgg CCGGAAAGATTTTGGAATTATCATAGGCATTGAGAAAGATGATAGTTACAAG ATTTTGAAAGAGGGTCCAGAAGGACCTGTTGTGGTGTATGTCCAACTGAAAGAGTTAAAGAGTGGGCCCTTTGATATGAAATTTACTGCTTTAGATCAGCACATGAAGCCCATATCAGCCTGTGATACTATCAGGGTTTTGGAAGGACCATCTAAG GGTAGGCAAGGCATTGTTAGGCAAATCTACAGAGGCACCATCTTTTTATATGATGAGAATGAAGCAGAAAATGGTGGTTATTTCTGTGCTAAGTCTCAAATGTGTGAGAAAGTCAAATTGTCTAGTGATGTGTGCAATGAAAAGGTTGAAAAG GGTGGTGAATCAGCTTCCTTTGGTTTCGAAGACTTCCCATCATCTCCTAAGTCACCTCTTTCACCAAAAAAGCCATGGCAAGCTAGAGAAAACCGTCAGGAAT TCAATCGTGGGGATAAAGATGCAATGTTCTCCATTGGTCAAACCTTGAGAATCCGTGTTGGTCCTCTAAAGGGATACCTCTGCCGTGTTTTAGCTATACGTCATTCTGATGTTACAGTGAAACTTGATTCTCAGCACAAGGTTCTTACAG TTAAAAGTGAGCATCTTACTGAGGTTCGTGGGAAAAGCTCTACTGTACCTATGAG TGAGGATCCGGAGTCGGGTTCTTTAAAACCATTTGATCTGCTTGGAGCCGAAGGCAGCTCTAGAG attggATGGATGGAGCAGGAACATCAGCAGGGAGTTCTGGGTGGAATTCTGGAGGAAG TAGCTCTTGGCCTAGTTTCCCTGCCTCAGGCATTTCG CTTCAGCCAGAGTCCAGTTCAGCAAATCCTTTCAGTTCCGAGGCCAATGATGCCAAAAAAG ATGTGGAAAATGCTGCTTGGGAGACCAAAGCGGCTCCAAATCAGAGTTCATCCTGGGGCGCTGCAGCAGCTAATGAGAAATCATCCTGGGGTGCTGGGACAGCTAAAGAAAATTCATCTTGGGGTGCTGCTGCAGCTAACGAGAAATCATCCTGGGGTAAATCTACACCCGATGGAGATCTGGGAAGTTCTTCAAAAGTTGCTGGAGACAATTGGGGCAAAGGAAACCTTAAAGTTGGAACTCCAACTGATTCTTCAAATAATGCTGCAACCACCTGGAAAAAGAATACTGTGTCTGATGATCAAGATGGTTGGAAAACATCAGAGGAACCCTGGAACAAGGGTAAGAGTATTAGTGCAAGCCCAACTGGTGGAAAGAATCAACCAGATTCTTGGGGCAAAGGTAAAGATACAGTTGAAGCTGGGTCATGGAATCAACAGAAATCTTGGGACAAAGGCAAAGATGTAGTTGTTGGTGAGGGATCTGCTTGGGGCAAAGCTGATGATGCAGAAAAAACTGATGAAGCAGGATGGAATAAAGCCAAATTTGCTGGTGGAAGTCAAAATGTAAACTGGGGTAATGTGAAAAATACCAGTGAAGATGCTGTTGGGGATAATGGAAAATCTTGGAATAAATCAGCTGGAGGGTCTTCGTGGGGTAAACAAGCTGATACAAATGTGGAGAGGAAGGGTTGGGTGGAAAATAAAGAGGATACAGAACAGCAAGATGGTTGGGCGAGGCCAAAAGCATTTGGTGAGGGTCGTGGGTTTGGTGGGAGAGGAAGGGGTAGAGGAAGCCAAGGGCGTGGAGATCAATTTGGCAGGGGAAGATCATCGAGTCAGGGAGAGTTTGGTGGGAACAGTGGTCAGGGAAATAGTTGGACTGGTGATGGAATGTCAACAGGGAATCCTTCTGGTTGGAACAATGATCAAACAGGTGGTTGGGCTAAATCCAAAGCTTCTGATTGGGGTAAAAAAGATGATGGTTGCCAGAATGCTAATGCACCTGATGATAATAATGGATCTGGATGGAACAAAAGATGGGGAGCAGGTAAGGAGATTGGTGAAAGCGGTGACCAATGGAACAATTCAAAACCTTCTCGTGGTGATTGGAGTGCTCCAAAAGCTTCAAATGATGACAAGTCATCTGGTTGGAACAATAAGTCTTCTGCTAATGAAGGAGCTGGTAGTGCTGGGGATGATGGAGCTGGTTGGAGCAAAAGAAAAGGTCCTGGTGAAAATCAAAACATGGGGTGGACCAGTAAAGCTAATGATATGGATGGAAACCAATCATCTGGATGGGGTACCAACAGAGTGTCTGGAGACAGGTCCTCTGACTGGAATAAGAAGACCACTGAAAATAAAGAAGAGGGTGAGCATAAAAATCAAGGGGGTGGCTGGAACAGTGGAAAAGCTTCAGATCAAGGTTCAGTAACTGGATGGGGTCAAAGTTCTGGTTGGAAAAGTGGATCAAATGTTGGAGAAAACCAGGATGGCGGAAAAAGTAGTTGGAACGCTGGGTCAAGTGATGCCAATAGAAACCAGGATTCTAGTTGGGGTAAAAAAAGTGATTGGAATGGAGGTGGGAACCAGAGTTCTAATTGGGGCAAAAGTAATTGGAACTCTGGATCTGGCGATGCAAGTGAAGACCAAACTGAGAATTTTGGTAATAGGGGAGGTTTTGGAGGTAGAGGTGGAGATAGGGGAGGTTTTAGAGGTAGGGGCCGTTCAGATAGAGGAGGCTTTAGAGGTAGAGGTGGTTTTGGAGGTAGAGGTGGAGACAGGGGTGGTTATGGTGGTAGAGGTGGAGAAGGGGGTGGTTATGGTGGTAGAGGTGGAGACGGGGGTGGTTTTGGTAGAGGTAGATCAGACAGAGGAGGATTTGGAGGTAGAGGCCGTGGAAGGAGGGATCAAAGTGGTGGTTGGAACAACAGTAATGATGGTGCAGGAACTTGGAGTAGCAGAAATGATGGTGCGGGAACTTGGAACAGCAGAAATGACTCTAGTGAGGATAGGCCCACTGACTGGAACAAAGGGGCAGGAGAGGGGTGGAAAAACAAAGATGGTGCAGGAACTTGGAACAGTGGAAGTGGTGATAAGAACAAGTCACAGAGTTGGAATGCAGGAAGTAGTGGAACTAGCAATCAATCTGGTGGTTGGAACAGCCAGGGGTCAGGTTGGAACAAAGGAACAGGTTCAGATAATGCAGGGAGTGGAGATCAAGCTGTTAATGCAGGAGAGGGGTGGAAAAACAAAGATGGTGCAGGAACCTGGAACAGTGGAAGTGGTGATAAGAACAAGTCGCATAGTTGGAATGCAGGAAGTAGTGGAACTAGCAATCAATCTGGTGGTTGGAACAGCCAGGGGTCAGGTTGGAACAAAGGAACAGGTTCAGATAATGCAGGGAATGGAGATCAAGCTGTTAATGCAGGAAGTGGTGGAACTACTAATCAATCTAGTGGATGGAATAGCCAGGGTTCAGGTTGGAACAAAGGTACAGGTAATGGGGGTAAGACTCAGTCATCTGGTTGGAATTAA